From the genome of Bacteroidia bacterium:
CTCTGTTTAACCGTATCCGGTGGGCATACGCAATTGGTATTGGTTCATGAGCCTTTAAAGGCTGAGGTTATCTCCCAAACCAGAGATGACGCTGCCGGCGAAGTCTTTGATAAGGCTGCAAAACTTTTAAGCCTTCCTTACCCCGGCGGACCAAGCATTGACCGGTATGCCCAAACCGGAAATCCAGAACGATTTACCTTTCCTGTTTCACAACTTCCTAATTTTGAATATACTTTTAGTGGATTAAAAACAGCTTTGTTGTATTTCCTGAAAGAAAAATTATCCCAAAACCCAGATTTTATCAATCAAAATATTTATGATATATGTGCCTCTTTTCAGAGTGCGGTTGTGAAACAATTGGTATCACAACTTACTAAGGCTGCGCGGACATTGTCTATAAAACATATCGGTCTTTCCGGTGGAGTTGCTGCAAATTCTGCCCTGCGAAAAGCAGTTACTGATATTTGCCAAAAAGAAAGTTGGCTTTATTCCATTGCTTCCCCCAATGTGTGCTCTGATAACGCCGCCATGATAGCCCTTGCTGCTCATTATCAATATTTGCAAGGAACCTTTTCTAACCAGACCTTAGTTCCTTATTCAAGTATGGGAAGTTCGTTTAGTCGGTAGTTAAATTGTTTTACAAACTTGAATCTTCAACTCAATAATATTCGGGAAAAAATCCGCAACTATGCGTTATCAATAGGTTTTGAGGCTGTTGGTTTTGCCCGTGCCGAACCCTTAGATACAGAGGCCAAACGTTTAGAATACTGGCTTATGAATGAAAAACACGCAGATATGGCTTGGATGCAAAATACATTTGACATTCGCACGAACCCACTGTTGCTGCTACCGGAGGCAAAAACGATAATTGTTGGCTTAGTTAATTACTTTGGGGGAAATAACCATTCACTCTTAGAAGTGCCTCGCATATCTCGCTACGCTTGGGGAAAAGATTATCACTATGTGATTCGGGCTAAGTTTCAGCAGGTATTATCGTTCATTGAAAGTTCCGTTGGGAAGTCAGTAGCCGGCAGAATTGTGGTAGATTCAGCGCCATTTATGGATAAGGTTTGGGCGGTTCGTGCCGGTTTGGGCTGGATTGGAAAAAATACAATATTGATTCGTCGCAAATCCGGTTCATGGTTCTTCATCGGTGCGTTGCTGATAGACCTGCCCTTAGAACCGGATAATACTGTGTCTAAAGACTACTGCGGCCAGTGTACCCGCTGCATAGATGCTTGCCCCACTCAGGCAATATCTCCCTATCAAGTTGATGCTAACCAATGTATTTCCTATCTAACCATTGAAAAAAAAGAGGATATTTCTTCGGAACTTTCTGAAAAATTAAAGGGCTGGGCTTTTGGCTGCGATATTTGTCAGGAAGTATGCCCCTGGAATTCTTTTGCTACTTTGCATACAATAGCAGAGTTTGAGCCATTATCTATCCTATCTGAATTTAAAAATCCTTTAATTACATCACAGCTCACTAAGTCTCAATTTTATAAGCGAACTCAAATAAGCCCTATTTCCAGAGTACGGCTTCCCAAGTGGGTTAGCAACATAGACTTGGCTGTTAAATCTACCCAACAACCGAACATAGATTGACGAAAAATTTCCACTCTATGCAAAAGAATACGTTACGGTTTTTGATTATTCAAACAGCTTTTATTGGGGATGTTATTTTAATCACAGCATCTATTCAAAGGCTGAAGCAGGCTTATCCTAATGCACAAATAGAAGTTGTGGTTCGCAAAGGAAATGAATCGTTATTGCAAGCCGATACTAATATCACTCGGTTATGGATTTGGGACAAAAAGAAACGTAAGTTATTCAATTTAATCCGGTTAGGTTTTCAGTTATTCAGGGAGCGTTATACCGGAGTGATTGTAGTTCAGCGTTTTTTTTCTGCCGGTTGGCTGGGGCTGATGGCACGTACTGACAAACGGGTGTGTTTTTCTGCTAATCCTTTATCTATTTTCTATACAAACACGTATCCACACGAGCTAACCGGAATCCATGAAGTAGAGCGAAATAACTCATTATTGACCTCTTTTTTACCTTCGGGATTTACCGAAGGTTTTGCACGTCCCTATTTAGTGGCTGCTTCTCAGGAATCTGAAAAAATGAAGCCTTACACTGACCAAACGCCTTACTATGTGATAGCTCCGGCATCGGTTTGGTTTACCAAGCAAACCCCTCTTGTCATTTGGAAAAATATTCTGGCAAAACTACCTGCTGATAGTACTGTTTATCTGATTGGTGCTCCCAATGACGCGGAATTTTGTTTGGAATTAGCCCAAGCTCACCCCAATGGAATATCTTTAGCGGGGAAAATTTCTTTGATAGAGTCTTATTTGCTGCTGAAAGGTGCGCGTCAGGTTTTTGTAAACGACAGTGCGCCGCTACATTTAGCTTCGGCGGCCAATGTTCCCACAGTATCTTTATTTTGTTCAACTATTCCCAAGTTTGGTTTCGGTCCCTTAGCAGAAAATTCACAAATAATTGAGGTTAAGAATCTCGATTGCCGTCCTTGCGGGCTTCACGGGCATTCAAAGTGCCCGTTAAAGCATTTCCGCTGCGGCTATGAACTTCCTATCCAAGAAATACAGTATCAGTAGCCGTTTCTTTTGCTTTTGTACCAAGCTCGCTATTGTAGCCGTTGTTAATTTCCACATATTCTTTTGGGTGGCGATTTGAGGATTCGTCATAACTTTTTGGCACAACAGAGTAAGCTAAGAGATAGTTTTGCAGTATGATTTCGCGTTGGACAAGGAACTTACTCAATAAATTGGAGGGCGATAGAGGAATTTGGCTGTCTATATTGTTGCTATCTGCCATATCAGCTTTAGCTGTTTATAGTTCTACGAGTGAATTAGCTTTACGTTTTAGGGACGGCCATGCGGAGTACTACCTTACGAAGCATCTAACTTTGATGTTTATAGCTTGGGTTGTGATGTATTTTGTCCATAAATTTGACTATCGTGTTTTTGCTCGCTTTGGTTATTTACTATTGTTTATCACGATAATCTTGCTGGTCTATACGTTGTCGCAGGGTGAAAAAGCGGAAATACATGAGGCAAATCGCTGGATTTCTCTTTTTGGGCAATCTTTTCAGCCTTCTGACTTAGCAAAATTGAGTTTGATGATATTTTTAGCCCGCATACTTACCGAGAAACAGGATATTATCAAAGATTTTAGGAGAGGTTTTTTGCCCATTATTTTTTGGGTGTGCATTATTTGTGGTTTGATAGCTCCTGCGAACCTAAGCACAGCAGTACTTATTTTTTCAACAAGTTTGCTTATTATGTATGTGGCAGGAGTTAGTACTCGGCATATTTTGGGGCTGTTAATTATTGGTTTAATTGGTGTTACAGTGTTGATGTTTACTGTAAAACGTGGTAAGACGTGGCAAAACCGTTTGCATGATTATGTAGGGCGCTATATGGATCCGGAATATGAACCCAACTATCAAACACAGCAGGCAAATATTGCGATTGCCTCCGGCGGCGTGATGGGAAAAGGTATTGGCAAAAGCCAACAAAGAAACTTCTTACCGCATCCGTATTCAGATTTTGTTTTTGCAATTATCATCGAAGAATATGGGCTGATTTTAGGTGGCGGCGGGTTGTTACTGTTGTATTTAACGATACTGATACGAAGTGTAGCCATTGTTACGGTCAGTAAAACCTTTGGGGCTTTGCTGGCCGCAGGGTTGTCTTTTTTGATCGTTATTCAAGCGTTGATAAATATGGGCGTTGCGGTTGGGCTGCTGCCGGTTACCGGCCTGCCACTGCCTATGGTGAGTATGGGAGGAACGTCTTTAATATTCACCGGAATTTCTTTTGGGATTATCCTAAGCGTAAGCCGCAGGGCTATTCAAGAAAAACAAGAAGTGCCCGAAGTTACACCAGTGCCTGCTTAAACAAAACATATTGATAATAAATTAGTTATTCTGGTTTAGTGTTTTTTACTACTGTTGAAAGATTCTTTATAAACTAACTACTTTTGTCAGATAATGCAAGAGCTAACAATACACAAGTTTGGAGGAGCCGCCCTAAAAAATGCCACTTATATTCGCCGGATAGCTCAAATCATTCAAGAATTACCCGCAAAAAATACCGTTATCGTAGTTTCTGCCATTGATAAAACTACAAATCATCTTGAAAGGTTAGCAAGATATGCTAAAAACCTTGACTCCAATCAAACTCAAAGGCAGTTTAAAAAAATAAAAGAATTTCATAATCAGATAGTTAATGAATTATTTAACGAAAAACTTTATTTTAATACGGTTGAAAAGCTATCTGTCTTATTTAAAGATCTTGAGCAGATTATAGCTGGAGTTCTTTTGTTAGGAGATTTTCCAGATAGAACCCATGACCGGATTATGAGTTTTGGGGAGCTTTTTTCAAGCATCATTGTGTATGAATATCTGGCAGCTCAGCAGCTCAGTATTACTTGGGTAGATTCTCGGGAAATAATCATTACAGATTCGCAGATAGGCCAGTCAGATGTAATCTGGAGTTTAACGGAAAAATATATCCAACAGAAAATAAGTAGTTTATTATCATCAGGCTACATTTTAACGCAGGGATATATTGCTGCCAATACAGAAGGAAAAACCACGACCTTAGGTAGAGAAGGTTCGGATTATAGTGCCGCCATCATCGCAGCATCTTTAAATGCCCGGAAAGTAATTGTTTGGAAAGACGTTTTGGGTGTTTTAACCCAAGATCCTCGCTTTTTTGATAGCCCAAGCCTAATTTCGGCACTAAGCTATGAACAAGCTATTGAGATGACTTACGCCGGAGCGTCTGTTTTGCACCCCAAAACCCTGAAGCCTTTGTTTCAAAAAAACATCCCACTACAAGTGCGCTCTTTCTTAGATACCAAGAACGCCGGAACAATTATCGGAAATTTCCCCTACCTGCATCACCTTCCCATTAAATTAAAAAAAACGAACTTAGCCGCTATCCAGTTTACTATCAAAGACTTTAACTATCTTACAAATAAAAATTTATTGGAAATAACAGCCAATGTTTCCGAGCTTAACTTTACCATAACCTTTATACAGCATCAAGCCAGAACCTTATTACTCTGTATCGAAAATAGACCAAACGACATTCAAAAACTACGCGAACAAACGATGGATTTATACGACATAACCATTTGGTCGCCGGTTTCTGCCATAACTATTCACAATGAACAAACAGAATTTAGCCCAGCCCAAAAGATGATAGCTAAGCAGCTAATTGATAATAAATTAGTTATTGTTTTGCAAGAAGAATAAAGTAATGAATATTTAAGTTTTTCTGCCTATGCTGAATCGGGTAAATTCAGATGGATTTTAGAATTTAAAAAACTCCACGTTAAAATTATCAAGCGGCAATTATCGCATGGTTGTTTAGCCACAAAATCAACCCATGAAGATTTGTAGGAGACCTCCGAATTGGGCTGGTATGACTCAAAGAAGATAGGCGTTGGCTCTGTTTCCAAAGAACCATAATCCCGCACAAACCCAACCGGAATTATATTTTGCTGCATTAAGTTTGCATATACAACATCGGGATTTTTTTCGTGAATTAACTCAACAGAATAGGGAACGATATACAGATTTAAACCCTGCTTAGCTTCTTCCGGCTTGTTTATCATGATTTTACGTAATACATTTGATAAGCCGGGCTGCTGAATAACAAAGGCTTTGAGCCTTGAAAAAAAGTCTATTCGATTATAAAAATCAAAGCGAACTTCCATTCTATCTTGATATTCAGATAAAGTTCGCTTAATGAAGCCGGAAATCACAACTTCCCGCGATTTATTGTAGGTTTCTATAACAACGTGCAGCTTAAGCCGCTGTCTGGTAGATTGAACACCCGCTTTTTGTAGCAAATTATAAACAAAAGTGGGAGACTGAAAAGCTAATTGAGAGGCCAAACTATCAGAATCTTCATCAGTAAGTTCTTGATTATTAGGTAAATTACAGATAATTATCTGAATACGGTAGGTTATATCCGAATCCGTGTTTTGAAAACAACCTAATGGCTGGATATTATCCCAATCATTGGCCAATATTGAGGTATAGTCTGGATACAAAATAACGCCATAGTTTTCCAAAAAAGAGCGCGCTGCCTGTAGCGACTTACCGTGATAGTCTGGGTGATAAAATAGGTAAGTAAAATCTCTAAATTCATCTAAGGCTAAACGTTCGAGCATTGGGATTGTCTCTTGATTAAAGCCCAGCAAAATATTGATAATAACATCATTTTGAGGAATAATAGGATTTTTTTTCAGCCGTGCTAACCGTGAATCCGGAAATTGTACCGTCTTTTTCCAAGGCGTTGCTAAGTGGTTGATTATAATTTCCTCAGAAAAAGTTACCTCAAATTGATTTCTCGCTAAAACAATAAAAACATCCTGCTTAGGGTCAAAGTTCATTAAACCTGCTCCTGCATACAAGGGTCGGATATTATAGGTATGGTTGGTTATGCTTGAATCTTCGGCGTAAAAATTGTGGTAAACAGCGATCAAATTAAGTCCCTGATGAAATAAATAAAAGTGTAAGTCTAAAATTTGGTTTTCATTGAGTAAAAA
Proteins encoded in this window:
- the tsaD gene encoding tRNA (adenosine(37)-N6)-threonylcarbamoyltransferase complex transferase subunit TsaD; protein product: MPKILAIESSCDDTAIAVCCGGKILASFVSSQAQAHTSYGGVLPELASRIHQQQITPLARLACETAKIKPADLDAVACTAGPGLLGSLLVGVSFAKGLALALAKPLIAVNHLQGHYCSLFINQPKPVFPMLCLTVSGGHTQLVLVHEPLKAEVISQTRDDAAGEVFDKAAKLLSLPYPGGPSIDRYAQTGNPERFTFPVSQLPNFEYTFSGLKTALLYFLKEKLSQNPDFINQNIYDICASFQSAVVKQLVSQLTKAARTLSIKHIGLSGGVAANSALRKAVTDICQKESWLYSIASPNVCSDNAAMIALAAHYQYLQGTFSNQTLVPYSSMGSSFSR
- the queG gene encoding tRNA epoxyqueuosine(34) reductase QueG — its product is MNLQLNNIREKIRNYALSIGFEAVGFARAEPLDTEAKRLEYWLMNEKHADMAWMQNTFDIRTNPLLLLPEAKTIIVGLVNYFGGNNHSLLEVPRISRYAWGKDYHYVIRAKFQQVLSFIESSVGKSVAGRIVVDSAPFMDKVWAVRAGLGWIGKNTILIRRKSGSWFFIGALLIDLPLEPDNTVSKDYCGQCTRCIDACPTQAISPYQVDANQCISYLTIEKKEDISSELSEKLKGWAFGCDICQEVCPWNSFATLHTIAEFEPLSILSEFKNPLITSQLTKSQFYKRTQISPISRVRLPKWVSNIDLAVKSTQQPNID
- a CDS encoding glycosyltransferase family 9 protein codes for the protein MQKNTLRFLIIQTAFIGDVILITASIQRLKQAYPNAQIEVVVRKGNESLLQADTNITRLWIWDKKKRKLFNLIRLGFQLFRERYTGVIVVQRFFSAGWLGLMARTDKRVCFSANPLSIFYTNTYPHELTGIHEVERNNSLLTSFLPSGFTEGFARPYLVAASQESEKMKPYTDQTPYYVIAPASVWFTKQTPLVIWKNILAKLPADSTVYLIGAPNDAEFCLELAQAHPNGISLAGKISLIESYLLLKGARQVFVNDSAPLHLASAANVPTVSLFCSTIPKFGFGPLAENSQIIEVKNLDCRPCGLHGHSKCPLKHFRCGYELPIQEIQYQ
- a CDS encoding FtsW/RodA/SpoVE family cell cycle protein translates to MISRWTRNLLNKLEGDRGIWLSILLLSAISALAVYSSTSELALRFRDGHAEYYLTKHLTLMFIAWVVMYFVHKFDYRVFARFGYLLLFITIILLVYTLSQGEKAEIHEANRWISLFGQSFQPSDLAKLSLMIFLARILTEKQDIIKDFRRGFLPIIFWVCIICGLIAPANLSTAVLIFSTSLLIMYVAGVSTRHILGLLIIGLIGVTVLMFTVKRGKTWQNRLHDYVGRYMDPEYEPNYQTQQANIAIASGGVMGKGIGKSQQRNFLPHPYSDFVFAIIIEEYGLILGGGGLLLLYLTILIRSVAIVTVSKTFGALLAAGLSFLIVIQALINMGVAVGLLPVTGLPLPMVSMGGTSLIFTGISFGIILSVSRRAIQEKQEVPEVTPVPA
- a CDS encoding aspartate kinase; the protein is MQELTIHKFGGAALKNATYIRRIAQIIQELPAKNTVIVVSAIDKTTNHLERLARYAKNLDSNQTQRQFKKIKEFHNQIVNELFNEKLYFNTVEKLSVLFKDLEQIIAGVLLLGDFPDRTHDRIMSFGELFSSIIVYEYLAAQQLSITWVDSREIIITDSQIGQSDVIWSLTEKYIQQKISSLLSSGYILTQGYIAANTEGKTTTLGREGSDYSAAIIAASLNARKVIVWKDVLGVLTQDPRFFDSPSLISALSYEQAIEMTYAGASVLHPKTLKPLFQKNIPLQVRSFLDTKNAGTIIGNFPYLHHLPIKLKKTNLAAIQFTIKDFNYLTNKNLLEITANVSELNFTITFIQHQARTLLLCIENRPNDIQKLREQTMDLYDITIWSPVSAITIHNEQTEFSPAQKMIAKQLIDNKLVIVLQEE